The segment GTCACTGCTATGCCATCGCCCATAGGTATTGTAGAAGTCAGAAATTCTTTATCATTTATCATATTTAAATATTCTCTCATTCTCTTTACGATTGTAATTTTTCTTCTCTTAACTAATTCATCTGAAGCTACCATTCCTCTAAATAAGACATTGTCAGCTACTATAACGCCTTCTTTATTAAGCATCCTCAAGCAATGTGGTAAAAAATGATTGTAATGGCCTTTTCCCGCATCAATAAAAATAAAATCAAAAGTGTCTTTCATATTAGAAAGTGCATCTAAGCACTCTCCTTTTATGATTTCAATGTTGTTATCTAGTTTATACTTTTGAATATTTTCTTTTGCAAGTTCAATCATTTTTTCATCACGTTCCACTGTAGTGATCTTTGCCTGCATATTGGAACTTAAACACATCAATATAGATGAATATCCTATAGCTGTACCTAGCTCTAAAATTCTCTTAGGCTTCTTCATATTAATCATAAGCTCTAAAAACTGAGCAGTCTCTTTTTGAACTATAGGAACAGCATTATTATGTGCAAATTCTTCTAATTCTTTCAATACACCTTGTTTTTCAGGAATTAGTTTTCTTAAATAAGTTTCCATATATTCATAAGTTACACCGCTCATTGAAATTCCTCCAAACTATATATAGCCTCAATTTTTCACGTTATCCAAACTAATATCCATATTTCTTCATTGCTTTTTTAAAATCTTCATAATCCTCAGTAAAATAATGCTGCTTAGTTTCATCTTTTTTATATAAATAAAAAAGATAATTTGTTCTTTCCGGATTCATTGCAGCTACGATGGACTCTCTGCCTGGATTACATATTGGGCCAAGAGGCAATCCGTTTATATAATAGGTATTGTATGGGGACTTTATCTTCGTGTCTTTTATAGTAACCACATCTTTATGATGCCCTAAAGCGTATAGTACAGTAGCATCAATTTGAAGCTTCATTTTTTTATCTAGTCTATTGTAGATTACTGATGATATCTTCGCTCTATCTGCTTTTACCTTTGCTTCTTTCTCAATTAAAGATGCTATTTTTATAATTTCATCAAGGTTATAATCTTTTTTCTCTTTAATTTCATTCTTAACGCCAGTCCAAGTATCTTCAAAGTTTTTTAACATTTCTTTTATAATTTCTTCCCCAGAAGAATTTTTCTTAAAGGTATATGTATTTGGAAATAAGTATCCTTCCAAAGAGTATGAAATCTTGGGATTATTTTTTATAAAACCAGGCAATCTATATTCCTTACAGGCCATAATAAAATCTTTTTTCTCTATAATTTTATTTTTATCAAGTAAACTACCTATCTCTTCAATAGTATATCCTTCTGGAATACTTACTTTTATCAAATTATTTTTATTACCTTTAGTTAGCATGTTTATAAAACTAATTAACGAAGTATCTTTTTCAACTGTGTACTGGCCAGGTTTAACATTAAAATTAAACTTTTTAATTTTTAAATATGCCTTAATTACATGAGAATTCGAAATTATGCTTTCTCTCTCAAGCTTATTTAATAATGTATAGAAATTATCCCCTGATTCTACATTTAACACATACTTATTATCTACTCTGAAGGGTTTATCTATAAATTTGCCTTTTGAAAGAACTAAAGTTACTACGAGACTCAAAATAATAAATATAATAAAAAATTTCTTTTTCATTAAATCGCCCCCACCTAAATAATACCTGTACTAATTTCTATTTCTAGATATTAATTTCTTTCTTTGAGCACTGTCAAGTATTCTTTTTCTTATTCTAACATTTTTAGGAGTAATTTCTACAATTTCATCTGAAGAAACAAATTCTATACACTGCTCCAAAGACATTTGTCTTGGAGGTACTAGTCTAAGGGATTCATCTGAGCCTGAAGATCTAGTGTTTGATAAATGTTTTTTCTTACATACATTTACGTCTATATCTTCTGCTCTTGAACATTCTCCAACTACCATACCTTCATAAACAGGAACTGCTGGTCCTATAAACAAGATTCCCCTTTCTTGGGCATTGAATAGTCCGTAAGTTATAGATTCTCCTTCTCCAAATGCTACTAAAGATCCTCTACTTCTTTCAGGAATTTCTCCTTTATATGGTTCAAAAGCATCAAAAACATGATTCATTATTCCATTTCCCTTTGTATCTGTCATAAAATCATTTCTAAATCCAATTAGTCCTCTAGCTGGTATTCTAAACTCTAATCTAGTATATCCATTTACAGCAGATGTCATATTAACTAATTCAGCTTTTCTTGGTCCAAGTTTTTCCATTACTACGCCCATAAATTCTTCTGGTACATCTATAGTCAAATATTCTATTGGCTCAACTTTTTTCCCATTCATTTCTTTAAAAATAACGCTTGGTTTAGATACTTGGAACTCATAGCCTTCTCTTCTCATAGTTTCTATTAATATTGATAGATGAAGTTCTCCTCTTCCACTTACCTTTAAACACTCTGGAGTCTCCGTCTCTTCAACTTTTAAGCTTACATTTGTTTCTAATTCTTTAAATAATCTATCTCTTAAATGTCTTGAAGTTACGAAATCTCCATCTTGTCCTGCAAATGGTGAATCATTAACCATAAAATTCATGTTTAAAGTAGGTTCATCTATATCTACAAAAGGAAGAGCTTCTGGATCACTTGGATCTGCTAGTGTTTCTCCTATATTAATTGTAGGTATACCAGATACTGCAACTATATCACCTAATAATGCTTCTTCTACTTCTTGTCTATTTAGTCCATTATAAACATAAACATTGGTTACTTTAACATTTTCTACTTTTCCATCTCTTCTTACTAAAGATAGTTGTTGATTCTTTCTTATTTTTCCTCTTTCGATTTTACCTATAGCTATTTTACCTACATATTCATTGTAGTCAATAGTTGTTACTAACATTTGAAGTGGCTTGTCTAAATAACCTTCTGGAGCCTTAACACTCTTTATTATTATGTCAAATAAAGGTCCCATGTTATCAGACTCATCTTCAAGATTTTTCTTAGCCATTCCTTGTTTTGCAGAACAATAAATGATTGGGAAATCTAGCTGTTCATCATCTGCTCCTAATTCTACAAATAAATCAAAAACTTCGTCAATAACTTCCTCAGATCTTGCATCTTTTTTATCGATTTTATTGATAACTACTATAGGTCTTAGGTTTAATTCTAATGCTTTTTTCAAAACGAATTTTGTCTGTGGCATAGGTCCTTCATAAGCATCAACTACCAAAAGAACACTGTCAACCATTTTAAGTACACGTTCTACTTCTCCTCCAAAATCAGCATGTCCAGGAGTATCTACTATATTAATCTTAACACCATTGTGCATAATTGCAGTGTTCTTGGCTAATATAGTTATTCCTCTTTCTTTTTCTAAATCATTAGAATCCATAACTCTTTCTTCAACTTTTTCATTAACTCTAAATACGTGACTTTGCTTTAACATAGCATCTACAATTGTAGTCTTGCCATGGTCAACATGGGCAATAATTGCTATATTCCTTATATCATTTCTAGTAAATAACTCCATAGTGATTCCTCCAATATATATAACTTATATTTATTCTTCGCATTAAAAAATTGGATACACCTTAGTATCCAATTCTCATAACATATCAAATTCTATTCTAATATTATAAAAGTGAAAAGTCAACTAACATATTATACATATTTTTTAACACACTTATAAATTAACTAAACATTTGATGTCATGACAGTAAATTTAGGCAAATAAAATATCTTTTTAATAAATCATATTTCCATTATTATTGGCAATATCATTGGTTTTCTCTTTGTCTTTTCATATAAAAATAATCTTAAAGATTCTTTTATTTTTGATTTAATAGTAGCCCACTCAGTTATGTGGTATTTTTCACACTCTAAAAGCTGCTCTTTAACTAAGTTTTTTGCTTCTTCCATTAGATCTTCTGACTCCCTTACATAGACAAACCCACGAGATATTATATCAGGACCTGCTATAACAGAACCAGATTCTTTTTCTATAGTGACAACTACAGTTAATATTCCATCCTGAGATAAATGCTTTCTATCTCTTAAAACTATATTTCCTACGTCACCAACACCAAGGCCATCCACAAAAACTTGACCTGAAACTACTGAACCATTTTTTCTTATGTTATTTCTAGTAACTTCAATTACATCTCCGTTTTGACCTATTATAATATTCTCTTCAGGTAAACCTAATTTAGCTGCTAACTCTGCATGTTGTTTTAAATGTCTATATTCTCCATGAGCTGGTATAAAGAATTTAGGTTTAACTAAAGTATGCATTAATTTCAATTCCTCTTGGCAAGCGTGTCCTGATACATGTACATCTGCCAATTTTTCATAAATAACCTCTGCTCCCTTTCTAAACAACCTGTTTATTACTTTAGACACTAATTTTTCATTTCCAGGTATAGGAGTTGCAGAAATTATAACCATATCACCTTTAATTATATCTACTTTTCTGTGTTCTGAAACTGCCATCCTAGAAAGAGCTGACATAGGTTCTCCTTGACTGCCTGTAGTTATTATAGTTATTTTATCATTAGGATATCTAACTATATCGTCAATATTTATTAGGGTTTCTTCAATGTATTTTAAATACCCAAGCTCACTTGCAACCCCTACTATATTTTCCATACTTCTCCCTGAAACAGCCACTTTTCTTCCATACTTATAGGATGCAGATATTATCTGTTGAATCCTATGTACATTTGATGCAAAAGTCGCTACTATTATTCTTCCTTTTGCTGTTGAAAAAATATTCGTAAAAGTCTCTCCAACCGTACTCTCTGACATAGTATATCCTGGTCTTTCAACATTAGTACTGTCAGCTAGCATGGCAATGACTCCTCGCTTTCCAAGCTCAGCAAATCTAGTTAAATCAGCTACACTTCCATCAATTGGAGTATAATCAATCTTGAAATCCCCTGTATGAAGTATTGTTCCCAATGGAGTATGTATAGCTATAGCTACAGAATCAGGAATACTATGACTGGTTCTTATAAATTCTATAGATATTTTTTCTAATTTCACCACATCTTTAGGTTTGACCTCTATAAGTTCTACAGTGCTTAGAAGTCCGTGCTCTTTTAGCTTGGTTCCAACTATTGCTAAAGTTAGCTTTGTTCCATACACAGGTACATTAAGTTGTTTTAAAACATATGGAAGTGCTCCGATATGGTCTTCATGTCCATGAGTCAAAAATATTCCTTTGACTTTATCTTTGTTTTTCAGCAAATATGTTACATCAGGTATAACAACATCTATGCCAAACATTTCCTCGTCAGGAAATAACATTCCACAGTCTATGACTATTATCTCATTTTTGTACTCAATTACTGTTAAGTTTTTTCCTATTTCGTTCAATCCACCTAAAGGTATGATTTTTACTTTATCACTTTCTCTTCTCAAAGTGCTACCCTCCTTTTTTAAATATAATTATTTATTTTATTTATTATTTATTGTTTTTCTTGCATTTTTCACATAGTCCATAAAACTTTAAACTATGATTATATATTTTAAAATTATACATTTTTTCTATACTGCTTTCCAAATCTTCTAACAAATCATCTTTTACCTCAATAACCCTGCCACATTTAGTACAAATCAAATGGTGATGAGTGTGATTCTCATCTTTATGCACCAATTCATATCTACTACAGCCATCATCTAGTTCTAGTTTACTAACTACACCAAACTGTTCTAACAATTGAACTGTTCTATAGACTGTTGCAAGACCTATCTCTGGGCACTGGTCTTTTACCAAATCGTATAGTTCTTCCACTGTCAAATGTTTTCCTTCGTTATTAATCATTGTAGACAGAATTGCTCTTCTTTGAGGCGTGAGTTTACAGCCTTTATCTTTTAAACTCTCTTTAAGATTATCTATAATATTAGGAAATAATTCACCCATAACATTACCTCTCTAAATAAATATTTGCCATATGCAATTTAATATATAAATAGCATATTTTTAGTTTAATATTTATTTTTAGTATTGTCAATTGATAATATTACTAATTAATATCACTTATCAATATTCTACATATAATCTCAATAAGTTATTCTTCTTCAAATAAAATTTCATATGCCTCAGAAACACGGTCAAACTCTTCCTCATCTTCAATAGTTATTAAAACTTCTTCTCCATCTTCGTTTTTTTGAATTTTTAAAGCTACAGCCTCATCCTCTTCACTGCCTTTTGGGACTACTATAACATATTCATCCTCTTCTATATCAAGTTTTGTAACTACTTCAAACTCAATATCCTTTCCATCTTCATCTTTTAATACTATTGTTTCAATATTGTTATCCATTTTCTCACCTTTTCCTTCTATTTTTTATTTTATACTATCTAAATATCCTTGCAATATGTAGGTTGCTGCAATCTTATCTACCAATTTTTTTCGCTTAGCGCGAGATAAATCCGCCTCTAACATAGCCCTATGTGCAGCAACTGTTGTTAATCTTTCATCCCACATTTTAATTGGTATATTTAATTTTAATTTTATCTTTTCACAAAAATCCATAACCTTTTCACTTTGAGGTCCTAAAGTTCCGTTCATATTTTTAGGAAGACCTGATACTATAAGTTCTGGATTATATTCATCACAAATTTTTTTAATTCCTCTAAATCAAAATCTTCTTTTTTCTTCTTATGGTTGTTATCCCTTGCGCAGTCCATCCAAGTGGATCACTAACTGCAACTCCAATAGTTCTATCTCCAATATCAAGACCTATTATTCTCATAAATTTCTCCTTTTAGTATATGTAATGTTAAAATAAAAATGCCTATGAAGGCATTTTTATTTTATGTCCAAATAAACTTTTAATACTTCTTCAAGTATTTCGTCTCTTTCTAACTTTCTAATAAGAGCCCTTGCTCCATTATAGTTAGTAACATAAGTAGGATCTCCAGATATCAAGTATCCAACTAACTGATTAACTGGGTTATATCCTTTTTCTTTTAGCGCATTATAAACCTCTGTTAAAATGCTCCTTGTAAGCTCTTTATTATCTTTAGGAAGATCAAACTGTATAGTTCTCTCATCAATTCCCATATTAATTCACCTCTTCTTTATGGTTAATAGGAACGGACTAACTCTCTCGCTTATTATTATAAAACAAATTCATCAAAAAGTATACTACTTAACAGATTCCTCTATTATAGAATTTACAAATTCAATTGCTTCTTGAACTTTTTCTGGAAGCTTTCCACCAGCTTGAGCCATATCCGGTCTTCCGCCGCCGCCACCGCCAGCTATTTTTGCAATTTGTTTTATTATATTTCCGCAGTGAATACCTTTATTTACTGCACTTTTAGATGACATTGCTACAAACTGTACTTTATCCATAGCAACTGATGCAAGTACTACAACTCCATTAGTTAATTCCTCTCTAATTTCTTCTGCAAGTTCTCTTAAAGCACCAGCATCTACATCCCTAAGTATTCCTGTAGCTACCTTAATTCCTTTTAATTCCTGAACTTTATTTATTATTTCATCTTTTGCACTACCTGCTAATTTATTTTTAAGTGAATTTAACTCTTTTTCTTTTTCCTTTAATTCTAAAATCTGGCTTTCCAATCTTGTTATAATATCTTTATCTGAACATTTTAGTACACTAGCTACATTTTTTATCAAATCATTTTTTTCTTCCACATATTCAATAGTTTTAAAGGATGTGATAGCTTCTATTCTTCTTATACCTGAGGCAACTCCAGTTTCAGTTAATATTTTGAAAAGTCCAATTTTGCCAGTGTTATCGATATGAGTTCCACCGCATAATTCCTTACTAAAATCTCCTACTGATACAACTCTAACTTCCTTAGAATATTTATCATCAAATAGTGCCATAGCACCTTTAGCTTTAGCTTCATCTATAGACATAACCTCAGTATTTACTTCCATAGCTTTCATAACTTTTTCATTTACTATTTTCTCTACTTTTCTTAGTTCTTCTTCAGATAAAGCAGAAAAATGTGTAAAGTCGAATCTCAATTTATCAGCATCAACAAAAGATCCTGACTGATGCACGTGTTCACCTAAAACTTCCCTTAGTGCTTCATGAAGCATATGTGTAGCAGTATGATTTTTACATATGCTTTCTCTTATACTTGAATTTACCTTCAAGGTAACTCTTTCTCCGACTGCAACTTCACCTGATACAGTTTTTACAAAATGTAGTATCTTACCATTTATACTTTTCTTACAATCAACTACTTCTGCCTTAAATTTATCATTGAATATGCATCCCTTGTCTCCTATTTGTCCACCCATTTCAGCATAAAATGGAGTGGTATCAGTTACTATTATTCCTTCTCCTTTAAATTTATCTACAAATTTTTCATCAGAAACAATCAAGCTAACTTTTGAGTCAAGTTCAGTATTATTGTAACCATCAAATTGAGTTTCTATTTCTGATGGAATCTTATTTAAAATACTATCATCTGCTCCCATATAATTTGATTTTTCTCTTGCATTTCTAGCTCTTTCTCTTTGCTTTTTCATCTCTTCATCAAATCCATCTAAATCTACAGACATATTTTCATCTTCTAATATTTCCATTGTAAGTTCCTTTGGAAATCCATATGTGTCATATAATTTAAAAGCACTACTTCCTTTTAAAACCTTCACATTTTTTTCTTTCATCTCAGAAATATATGATTTTAATATATCCATTCCAGAATCTATAGTTTCATCAAATTTTTCCTCTTCAAGTTTTATTACTTTTTTAATATAATCTTTCTTTTCTTCTAATTCAGGATAAGCAAATTTAGAATTATTTATAACATTCTCGCAAAGTTTAAACAAAAATGTTTCTTCTATTCCTAAAAGTC is part of the Haloimpatiens sp. FM7315 genome and harbors:
- the mltG gene encoding endolytic transglycosylase MltG, whose translation is MKKKFFIIFIILSLVVTLVLSKGKFIDKPFRVDNKYVLNVESGDNFYTLLNKLERESIISNSHVIKAYLKIKKFNFNVKPGQYTVEKDTSLISFINMLTKGNKNNLIKVSIPEGYTIEEIGSLLDKNKIIEKKDFIMACKEYRLPGFIKNNPKISYSLEGYLFPNTYTFKKNSSGEEIIKEMLKNFEDTWTGVKNEIKEKKDYNLDEIIKIASLIEKEAKVKADRAKISSVIYNRLDKKMKLQIDATVLYALGHHKDVVTIKDTKIKSPYNTYYINGLPLGPICNPGRESIVAAMNPERTNYLFYLYKKDETKQHYFTEDYEDFKKAMKKYGY
- a CDS encoding DUF1292 domain-containing protein encodes the protein MDNNIETIVLKDEDGKDIEFEVVTKLDIEEDEYVIVVPKGSEEDEAVALKIQKNEDGEEVLITIEDEEEFDRVSEAYEILFEEE
- a CDS encoding IreB family regulatory phosphoprotein, coding for MGIDERTIQFDLPKDNKELTRSILTEVYNALKEKGYNPVNQLVGYLISGDPTYVTNYNGARALIRKLERDEILEEVLKVYLDIK
- the typA gene encoding translational GTPase TypA, which encodes MELFTRNDIRNIAIIAHVDHGKTTIVDAMLKQSHVFRVNEKVEERVMDSNDLEKERGITILAKNTAIMHNGVKINIVDTPGHADFGGEVERVLKMVDSVLLVVDAYEGPMPQTKFVLKKALELNLRPIVVINKIDKKDARSEEVIDEVFDLFVELGADDEQLDFPIIYCSAKQGMAKKNLEDESDNMGPLFDIIIKSVKAPEGYLDKPLQMLVTTIDYNEYVGKIAIGKIERGKIRKNQQLSLVRRDGKVENVKVTNVYVYNGLNRQEVEEALLGDIVAVSGIPTINIGETLADPSDPEALPFVDIDEPTLNMNFMVNDSPFAGQDGDFVTSRHLRDRLFKELETNVSLKVEETETPECLKVSGRGELHLSILIETMRREGYEFQVSKPSVIFKEMNGKKVEPIEYLTIDVPEEFMGVVMEKLGPRKAELVNMTSAVNGYTRLEFRIPARGLIGFRNDFMTDTKGNGIMNHVFDAFEPYKGEIPERSRGSLVAFGEGESITYGLFNAQERGILFIGPAVPVYEGMVVGECSRAEDIDVNVCKKKHLSNTRSSGSDESLRLVPPRQMSLEQCIEFVSSDEIVEITPKNVRIRKRILDSAQRKKLISRNRN
- a CDS encoding ribonuclease J, whose product is MRRESDKVKIIPLGGLNEIGKNLTVIEYKNEIIVIDCGMLFPDEEMFGIDVVIPDVTYLLKNKDKVKGIFLTHGHEDHIGALPYVLKQLNVPVYGTKLTLAIVGTKLKEHGLLSTVELIEVKPKDVVKLEKISIEFIRTSHSIPDSVAIAIHTPLGTILHTGDFKIDYTPIDGSVADLTRFAELGKRGVIAMLADSTNVERPGYTMSESTVGETFTNIFSTAKGRIIVATFASNVHRIQQIISASYKYGRKVAVSGRSMENIVGVASELGYLKYIEETLINIDDIVRYPNDKITIITTGSQGEPMSALSRMAVSEHRKVDIIKGDMVIISATPIPGNEKLVSKVINRLFRKGAEVIYEKLADVHVSGHACQEELKLMHTLVKPKFFIPAHGEYRHLKQHAELAAKLGLPEENIIIGQNGDVIEVTRNNIRKNGSVVSGQVFVDGLGVGDVGNIVLRDRKHLSQDGILTVVVTIEKESGSVIAGPDIISRGFVYVRESEDLMEEAKNLVKEQLLECEKYHITEWATIKSKIKESLRLFLYEKTKRKPMILPIIMEI
- a CDS encoding O-methyltransferase produces the protein MSGVTYEYMETYLRKLIPEKQGVLKELEEFAHNNAVPIVQKETAQFLELMINMKKPKRILELGTAIGYSSILMCLSSNMQAKITTVERDEKMIELAKENIQKYKLDNNIEIIKGECLDALSNMKDTFDFIFIDAGKGHYNHFLPHCLRMLNKEGVIVADNVLFRGMVASDELVKRRKITIVKRMREYLNMINDKEFLTSTIPMGDGIAVTVRRNENE
- a CDS encoding Fur family transcriptional regulator, yielding MGELFPNIIDNLKESLKDKGCKLTPQRRAILSTMINNEGKHLTVEELYDLVKDQCPEIGLATVYRTVQLLEQFGVVSKLELDDGCSRYELVHKDENHTHHHLICTKCGRVIEVKDDLLEDLESSIEKMYNFKIYNHSLKFYGLCEKCKKNNK